The Gemmatimonadales bacterium genome includes the window ACCACGCTCAGCATCACCACCGGGATCGCCGCGAGGCCGGCGTCCGCCTTGAGCGCGGTCAGCACCGCCCAGCCGTCCATCCCCGGCATCAGCACGTCGAGGGTGATGACGTCGGGCCGGCACTCCCGGGCGCGCCGCAGCGCGGCGTCGCCGTCGGCGGCCTCCTCGACGCGGAATCCCTCGCGGCCGAGGTGGCGCGCGATGAGGTTGCGCGCGGCCGGATCGTCGTCCACCACCAGCACGGTGCCGGCGGCTCCCGATCCCGCCGACGCCGCGGCCGCGGGCGCTTCGGCCTTGGGGTCCGGCACGCTCGCCGGGATGCGGACCGTGAAGGTCGAGCCCTCCCCGGGCCGGCTCGAGACCGTGATGTCGCCGCCCATCAGCTGGCAGAACCGCCGCGAGATCGCGAGCCCGAGGCCCGTGCCGCCGTAGCGGCGCGAGGTCGAGGCCTCCGCCTGCGCGAACGCCTCGAACAGCTTCGAGAGCTGCGCCGGCGTCATGCCGATGCCGGAGTCGGTGACCCGGAAGACCATCCATTCGCCGTCGCCGCCGGCGGCGATGCCGGCCCCCGCGCCGTCGCCCGCCGGCTCGCGCCCCGCGGCCAGGGTGACCGTGCCGCGCTCGGTGAACTTGCACGCGTTCGACAGCAGGTTGAGCAGCACCTGGCGGACCTTGGTGAGGTCGGCCCGCATCGCGCCGAGTCCCGGCGCCGCCTCGACCACCAGCCGGTTGCCGTTCTTCTCGACCAGCGGCTGCACCGTGGTCGCCACCTCGCCGAGCATCGCGCGCGTGTCGAACGCCTCGA containing:
- a CDS encoding ATP-binding protein is translated as GYSEMLQEEVADLGQTALAPDLEKIHTAGRHLLALINDILDLSKIEAGKTELYLEAFDTRAMLGEVATTVQPLVEKNGNRLVVEAAPGLGAMRADLTKVRQVLLNLLSNACKFTERGTVTLAAGREPAGDGAGAGIAAGGDGEWMVFRVTDSGIGMTPAQLSKLFEAFAQAEASTSRRYGGTGLGLAISRRFCQLMGGDITVSSRPGEGSTFTVRIPASVPDPKAEAPAAAASAGSGAAGTVLVVDDDPAARNLIARHLGREGFRVEEAADGDAALRRARECRPDVITLDVLMPGMDGWAVLTALKADAGLAAIPVVMLSVVDEKHIGFALGASEFLTKPIERQRLVSVLKKYRTPDALVTEVLSLAAARTPAA